gttattggggaactttgggtgagtattttctcccttaaacttctcctagatcaagtagttctattgttatttgaaatcatgacttgcttttgcttttaattatgcatgttgtatgaaaagttggctagcttacatgtgagtatatgtgtaagcatatggatgagtatttactacatgagattagtaatttagaatggataaatggtgttttaaaaatggatcaagaaatgtaagtgtgagagtaaatatgttgaggttttgatatatatatacatatatatatattaagagaaaagatgtgagcaatatttaggtgtgttataaggatgtgtgaattaaagaagagtaaaatcatatgtgtgcttgattatatgacaatgtattcttatttttaaagtatgttatgtgatggataattctagtagtacaagagttggtgcgtaagcattaaaatagataaataagagatcatgtttaattcggtagccgttgcaatttctaggaagagatatggtagtaataatgatttcataagaatactttattaattcactatcatcatataatgattgttatgcagttgtaaaggaaaatatttggagcagaaactagtaagtatctctatacttactgaggacgaagctggttgattttcttataatattatgtttactgctttatttacttgtttgcgcatgtggttttgcatattttattatttctaataacctgtctaataacaagctgttggatcaagatccacggtgggtatgcgaggcttcatatgagttccaaggttctcagtgaatgaggagatacctgaaaagaataataaatacaaaaactggtgtaccaaggtcaccagggaaaccaaggtttccaggagccaaggctcccaaagattataattaaaagttaagtgaggaaaccaaggtttcaaataacacgctaaccatGCCAAgaccaacagagtagtggaaaaagggaaatacctaaaactatacccttaaaactgtcattgccttatgattacgtttatgttcattttatgtctgtgactcgcgatcatggattatattttgtatatacatgtgattatatggccattgcattgtgttgcattaattaaataaatcagcactcatattattattggaaacagcggattcactttagtgtttatgttgttttcttctctttgtatggtatttgtaatggttcaggctatgaagaagaagaggattatcatgactatcccgacacatagatggttcctggttcagttttgtaaggctggatagcctatattttgggactaccctgttatagtccattagcctaacttaagacaatacttataattctccggttatatatagatatttggcttgtataattatctagccctgtgtggcatgactggtattactgtctgtataatcatgctgactggctcattatatatatattttgaggtatttcagtagtagctctgaggtgtcaacctattcccaatttatattacatttattccgttaccaataattacctctgataagttagtaatgtctcgtggaaattcgaaaattttcacttacgctttttgtaaaagcggggcgttacagaggCTGGGTCCCATCCCCGCCTGCAGCCATGATCATCTTAAGCtggaactgccgggggcttgggaacccctgGACAGTTCAATTTCTTCGCCAgctggtgaagaagaagaagccccAACTGGTCTTTCTTATGGAGACTAGAATGCAGCAAAAAAAAAGGCAAACCGGGTAAGAGTTAAATTTGGTTTTGATAATTGTTTTGTGGTTGATAGTAGAGGTAAAAGTGGTGGTCTTATGCTTCTCTGGAATTCTAGTTGCGGGGTGGAAATTCATAATTTTAGCAGAAGaaatattaatgctttgattCAAAGGTTTCCTGATGAACTAGTATGGAAATTTACTGGCTTCTATAGTAATCCGGAAGTAGGTAGAAGAGGTGAATCATGGGCTTTGCTTAGACATCTAGCTACTCTCTCCCCTATTCCTTGGTTGTGTTTAGGGGACTTCAATGAGATAACCACTATGGGGGAAAAATCTAGTAAGGCAACTAGACCTTATGCCTAGATGAGGGCTTTCCAAAGTGCTTTAACTGATAGTGGCTTGGGTGATCTAGGTTTTAAGGGTTCTGAGTATACTTGGTGTAATGGAAGGGGTGCCCGAGAAAACAATAAGGAAAGGCTAGATAGGGCTGTAGTTAATGTGGAGTGGTGCTTTATGTTTAATTTGGTGAATGTAGAAGTCCTTTCTAGGATTTGTTCTGATCATAGCCCTCTTCTTGTTTCCATCTCTTCTTCTAAAGAGGTGGTTTGGCCAAAgtataatattttcaaatatgaGGCAGCATGGGCTAAGAGTAAGGGAGCAGGGAGAGGTTATCAGGAAAGCTTGGAGGCCTAAGCAGAATTCGGAATCCCTCTGGACTACTATCAAGAGGAATTTGCAAGATTGCAGAAAAGCTTTGAAATTGTGGGTGAGTTCTCAGAAGAATTCTGTGGAGTAGAAGATTGAGCTCTTACAAAGAGATGTCTCCTTGGTTCAATCGAGGGGAGATGGTGACTCACTGGATGAGGAGAAGAAGCTTAAAGAGGAACTTAATAACTTGTTGGATATTGAAGAGCTCAAATGGAAGCAGAGGGCAAAGGTCAATTGGCTCAAGAATGGGGATAGAAATACCAAATTTTTCCATGCTTTTGCAAATCacagaagaaagaagaacttTATTTCCAAGGTGAGGGATAAGAATGGATCTCTATGTGTAACTAAAGCATCAATTGAAGGGGCTTTTGTTTCCTACTTTAAGGAGCTTTTCATTGCTGGTGATCATGTGGATGTTGAGGCCTGTATTAGCTCTCTAGAATGGAGGGTTACCCCTGATATGAATTCAAAACTTTTACTCCCTTTCACTAAAGAAGAAATTCAcactgctctctctctcaaatgtATCCTCTAAAGGCCCCGGGTCCAGATGAGTTCTCTATTTGTTTCTATCAAGCAAACTGGAATATTATTAACAAGGAAGTCTGTGAAGCTATTTTGCATTTCCTCAATACTGGTGAGTTGGACAGTTATATGAACTCTACTTTTATAGCCCTCATTCCTAAAGTTCAGGACCCTATTAATGTTACAGACTTTAGGCCTATTAGTCTCTGTAATGTTTTGTATAAACTGATTTCAATAGTTTTGGCCAATCGTCTTAAAAATATCTTACTTGATATTATTTCCTGCTACCAAAGTGCTTTTGTTCCTGGTAGACTCATTTAAGATAATATTTTAGGTGCCTATGAAACCATGCATGCTATGCAAAGTAGAATGTGGGGAAATGAGGGCTTTATGGATATTGAATTAGACATGAGCAAAGCCTATGATAGAGTGGAGTGGACTTTCTTGAGGGCAGTGATGAATAAGATGAGTTGATCTGGTCATGAAATGTGTTTCCACTATTAACTATGTCGTTTTGGTTAATGGTAGTCCTATGGGTATTTGTTATCCTTCAAGGGGCctaagacaaggggatcctattTCTCGCTATTTGTTTTGCTTTGTGCTGAATGCTTATCTAACCTTTTGTGCAATGCAGAGAAGAAGGGTTACATAACAGGAGTCCCAACCTCTCCTAAAGGACCTTCTATTAGTCACCTTTTCTTTGCTGAtgattgtattttattttgcaAGGCAAATAGGGTGGAGTGGAGGAGATTGTTGAAGATTATCAGTGTTTATGAGGCTGGTTCTGGACAAAAGATCTAGAAACAAGGCTTTCCAGTTGATCAAGGAGAAAGTTTGGAGGAAACTCAATAATTGGAGAACAGTATTTCTTTCAGCTTATCCTTCAGAAGGCAGTCATATAGGCCATTCCAACTTATTGTATGTTTATCTTTCAGCTTCccatttctctttgtaaagaTCTTAATGGCTTAATGCAAGATTTTTGGTGGAAACATTTGTCCAAGTCTTCCAAAATTCATTGGATGAGCTGGGAAAGAATgagctttgcaaaatcaagtgGAGGGTTAGGTTTCTGAGACTTGGTGCTTTTCAACCAAGCCCTCTTAGCCAAACAAGGATGGAGACTTATTCAGAACCCTTCCCTCCTTGTTGCTAATATTTTCAAGTATAAATAttacccttcttcttctttcttgaattcttcCTTGGGTTCTAGGGTTTCTTTTGTAAGGAGAAGTCTATTACAGGCTAAAAGCCTTTTATCCCAGGGAATCCTTTGGAGGGTGGGTAATGGCTCTTCCATTAGAATTTGGAAGGATACATGGATTCCTTCCTCCTCCTCTCATTTGGTTCACTCTCCTGTGGCTGGTTTGGGACAAGATGCCACAGTGTCAAATTTTATAGATAGGGAGAGGGGTTGTTGGAATTCTCTcattatttctaaaaaatttatgaaagagGAAGCAAAAGCCATTTTGAATATCCCTTTGAGCCCCATTCTGCCTCAAGACTGGATCATTTGGATTAGGTCAAAGTCGGGGATGTTTACTGTCAAAAAGTGCCTATGACATAGGAAGGATTCTTAAGGAGGATGCTAGGGGACAATGCTCTCATGCAAGGATACCTGATATTTGGAGGGATTTatggaatttgaaaattccatGTAAAGTCAAATTGTTTGCTTGGAGAGCTTGTCAAAACTTGTTGCCTACTAGAGATAATCTTTACGAGAGGAAAGTGATACAAGACCCTGTTTGTCCTTGTTGTGGTTTAGAAGTTGAAACTGTCATCCACTCTGTGGTCCTGTCTAGCAGCAAAAGATGTTTGGGGAGATAACCTTTCTTGCTTTCAAAAATGCAGTTCTTCTCAGATAAGTTTTTTGCTCCtcttggatttttgtttttggatttatGATAAAGAAAAAGTGGAGTTATTGGTTGTGGTTGCAAGGAATATTTGGTTAAGAAGGAATTCTTTACTTTTTGAAGGATGTTTTCTTCCTTAGAGAAGAATTTGGGAAGAGTTCATTTCGTTTTTGGAAGATTACAAAAATAGCTTACAGGGGGAGGAGAATGTTGATAGGGTCTTAAGATCTGTGGCTCCTCTTGGTCCTGAGGTTTGGCATCCCCCACCTACTAATCACTTCAAAATTAATTGGGATGCTTCTATTGATTTGAGGAGAAGTTGTATTGGTATTGGCCTAGTGGCGAGAGACAGTAGGGGAGAGTGCATTGGAGCGAAATGCTCTTGCCTTTTTGTGGAAGGTGATTCCAGAATAGCAGAATCTCTAACTACCCTTCATGCGGTCTTCTTCAGTAAATCGTTGAAGTTAAGGGATGTTATTTTTTAGGGAGATTCTTCCCAAGAAGTGGCAGAAATAAACTTCTCTCCTCCTCATCTGTCTAAAGCTGGACATATCACTGAGAGCATTTTATTGGAACTCAATGATCTTCGATCGTTCTCCTTTGTTCATGTTAGAAGAGCTTTGAACGAGGTGGCTCATGTCTTGGCTAAGGAAGCTGTGGTGAACAATCTCAATTTCTGTTGGAGAACAGAATTTCCTTGTTGTATTCAAAGACTTATTCTTAGGGAGAAGTCTTTTCCTTAGATCCTTTGTTGGGATCGTGATGTATTTGGTAGTCTTTGCAATGAAGCTTTTCTTGCttctttgtttcaaaaaaaaaaaaaaaaaaaaaagcttctccTTCAGCAGAAACTCGCACCTCTCAGTTCACTGAGTTTCTTCTatcttcttcattatttattcttttttcttctacctttcttcttctttttacacTTTCCTTTCCGTTTTTCCATCCAAGTCTTAGTGAGACAATCGTGGGAGAAGGGGGAACAGAGAGAGACGAAAGTGGAGAGATAGGGAGAAGGAGAGATCGGGTGAGAGAgatcaaaagagaaagaaagaaaccgagagagagagcgagacaGTGATGCACTAAGAGAGGAGCAGAAGAGAGACCCAGGAAAGAGGAAAAACAGAGAGGGAGAACTGAGAGAGAGAACGCGAGAAAAAACCCTTCGGCACCATGCGCTAGAAGATGATTGGAGACCCGATTCTTCATGGGTCTTCGGTGGAACGACGCCAACGGAACCAGGAGCGAATTTTGGCGGAACCAGAGCCGATTTCGAGCGAATCAGAGCTGGTTTTCCGacgattttcagcaaaatttccGGCAGCTTCAAGAACAATTTCCGGTGGGGTGATTTTGATGATTTCAGTAATTTCTGAAGGATTCTCTATAGGTAATTTCAATAAATTGATTTGATTTATACTTGTTAATTTACAACTAATTGAGTGGTGATTTGCTGATTTGGATTGAAATTTTGCTTGTGTCTCCCTGTTTTGCCGATTGTGGCTGGGTGTGTGATTTTGGGTTTCTGTGGATTCGGCCAGTGATATGGGCAGTGGATGTTTTTGTGGGTTGCTTGGCGGTGTGTTGGCCAAAGGGTTTTCTAGTTGGGTCTTGGTGTTTCAGCCGCGCGTGTGGGTTCTCTGTTtagattgtgtgtgtgtgttatgtTTGAGTGTGTAtgggtaggggtgtaaacgagccgatcctgagcgggtattgcctgtccgggatcggctcgtttaacttatactcgagctcgagctcgacacgagttGGAAAATTCTGTGCGAGACCGGCTCGTgtagagaaaatgttgttcGAGCTCGGGACCGAGCTCGACCATTTTAATCGAtaccgagctcgagtactcggctcgagctcggcccaCTTCATAATTTTAGATTATTGACTTtcagcttaaaaaaaaataataataacccaCGAATTTGCATTTTGCACTAtcagaaatttagaattttgCAATCCGGtgaatatcaaatcaaaatacacaattacattactaaagaaataaaataatattacatttaaccaaataaaaacaaaaatataagaaattataattacaagggtaatttgataaatacaataataataatgcttAATTCCTTTGTATGCTCTCTAATAAAACCTGTTACAAcacactaaaaataaaagttagatTAAATTTAACTCCCTTACATTACTTACACAATTTCTATGTGCTTAGTAAAAATGTCAAGGGAGGttaaataataacacaaattaatGTGCATAAACCATTGAATAATAAAGTAAACTTTACCTTAAATCCGCTccccaaataaaatatgtaaactgcaacacactaaaaaaaaatttaatttaatttaactcCCTTGCATTAGTTACACAAGTCCTATAAACTTGGTAAAAATGCCAAGAGAGGTTAAATATATCACAAGTTAATgtgcataaatcattaaataataaatcacacaTTACCTTCGGTCTTCATATCTTGATGAAAATAACATTATACAAGATCTTCAACAAAATAACATAGTCCAACTATCCCACATAGTcctcaaaccaaaaatatagttatataatttatatcacaacacttccaaaaaaataaaaagaggcgAAGAACACTAACAATCAAATTGTCTCGGGCAAAGTTATCTCCACTTCCCTTTCATTTTCCCCATCATCTTGATTCtcctaagatatatatataagtaattagtATTTAGGACGATATAAaagtataattaaattaacaaacactattaaaatatataaaaatgaaataaaaacataCCCCACACTTCTTTTTAAGTCCATATATTGATCTGACCCAATCAGCCCCACATAACAACTTTTGAACTGTCTCAGTTGATAATGACGCTCGATGTGGATCAATAACCCTTCCTCCGGCACTGAATGTAGACTCTGAAGTTACAGTTGTGATCGGTGTTGACAAAATATCTTTGGCCACTTTAGACAAAACATTATACTTGAGAGTATTCGCTTTCCACCAATCCAAGGCATTAAATTCAATGTTCTTGTTAGGTATATATACACCCTCCTCAAGATACATTTCTAACTCTGATTTCACAGGTTGAAGCACCGTTTCAGcacttttgagaaaagactCCCACATTTCCACACCACCCTCCTCATCATCAACTGCATAGATTGAACGACTACTTGAAGAGTTTTCTTGAACTTTGCTTGCAAGATCCTGTTCCTTGAGATTCAAATTATGTTCATGAAGATACACATCAAATAtctctttcaaaattttttgaacATATTCAATATTCTTCGTAGCTTCAGCCTCTTGATAAATCTTCGGAAAACAGAAACGTATGAACACCAACTTAAACCTTGGATCCAAAATTGCTGCAATTGCCATCAATAAATTGCACTCGCTCCAGTATTTATCAAACTTGACTTTCATTCGACGTGCCATAGATCTAATGTAATCATTTTCATCATCACATTTCTTAATTAGAACCTCTTTCATTCGCCAAATTTCAGGAAGGAATAAATTTGATGTTGGATAGTCACTACCAGATACAATCTTGGTTACTCGATTAAAGACCCCCAAAAGTTCACAGACAGATTTGACTTTATCCCAATCTTCAAGCGATGGCACCCAAGTAAATTGACGATCGTTGAATCCATACATAGAAAATACATCCTTAAACTCATATGCAGCTGACAACATCAAATATGTACTGTTCCAACGAGTAGGTACGTCCAAAAATAACTTCTTGGATGACAAATGCAAGTTCTTTGCAATTTCAGTAAATTGCTTTAATCTTCCCTCAGATGCTACCAAGAATTTTATTCCGTCCCTCACACAATCAACAATATCTCCAATCTCACCAAGACCATCCTGAACCATCAAATTAGTTATGTGTGCACAACAACGCACATGAAACAACTTGCCCCCAACTACAAGAGATTTTCTCATATTAAAAACATCTCGCAAGTGTCTCAATGCTACATCATTTGCCTTGGCATTGTCTACGGTTATTGAACAAACTTTAGTCTCAATACCCCAGTCTCTAAAACATTTATGAAGAGCATCAGCAATAAGAAGTCCAGAGTGTGGAGGCGGAATATTACAAAAGTTCAACACACGCCTATTTAACCGCCAATCAGAATCTATAAAATGACATGTCACAACCATATAAGAAACCTTCTGACAAGAAGTCCACATGTCAGTTGTGATGTTAACTTTAGGGACCCGATTCAATAAAGctttcaacttcttcttctcaaaaTCATAAGTGGCAAAACAAAGACTCTTAGCGGTAGCTCGAGAAATTTTTTTCCAGTGCGGGGTACAAGCTTTCATAAACTTATTAAACAGCACATGCTCCACCATCCTAAAAGGATATTCATGATACAAGATCATGTGAGCTAATAATTCTCTCACCTTACTTTCATCaaactgaaaatttgaaatgatgCCCACATCACCAGACGCATTACTCTCAACTGACAAAaccttttgcttcttctttgaaCCTACGTACTTCAAACACGACTCCAAGTGTCTACCTAAGGTAGATGTACAACTTGATTTTGATACGGTAAATTTACCCTTACACCatttacattgatttttttttacaccaGAAACCTCAACTTGCTCAAAATGATTCCATACAGTAGAAGTTTTCTTCCTAGGCTTTCTCTTATAAACATTCTTTTCATTTGGATCCTCATTAATAGGAGTATCAATGGTTGCTTCAACAGTAGCCTTATCACTAATTTCAAGAGAATCCTCATTCTCATACTCTTCAATTGGCTCAAGTTCATGCAAATCACTCTCCATgccctttaatttttaaattctatattagatattgttgtgaaaaaagaaaaaacaagtgtTCAAAACTTAAGAGTAGAATTTAAGTTTGCATATCATATGATTgttcattattttttgttaattgctaaaataaagaaattcaaatctgtacaatttttcatatttaagtttcattaatagtttttaaggatatttttgcctaattattttattttgttaattgttttattttaattgttcattttcatttttaattgccaagaaatttaaattctttcatattcaatttttgttattaaaagaTTGTATAActtctagaattatagttttctgcccctattttttttaaaaaaaacagattgtttattttttacaaattgtcaaggaatttcaattattttcatattcaaatttggttattaaaaaaactgtGTTCtgccctattctttttttttttttaaaaaaaatcaagtttggttattaaaaaactgtataatttctagaattatagttttctgcccctatttttttttttaaaaaaacagattgtttattttttacaaattgccaaggaatttcaattattttcatattcaagtttggttattaaaaaaactgtGTTCtgccctattcttttttttaaaaaaaaaaaaaaatcaagtttggttattaaaaaactgtgTTCTGccctattcttttttaaaaaaaatcaagtttggttattaaaaaactgtgttctgccctattctttttttaaaaaaatcaagtttgattattaaaaaactgtataacttccagaattataattttctgcccctattttttttttaaaaaaaacagattgtttattttttacaaattgtcaaggaatttcaattattttcatattcaagtttggttattaaaaaaactgtGTTCtgccctattcttttttttaaaaaaatcaagtttggttattaaaaaactgtgttctgccctattctttttttaactgTATAAtttctagaattatagttttctgcccctatttaaaaaaaaaaaaaacagattgtttattttttacaaattgtcaaggaatttcaattattttcatattcaagtttggttattaaatAACTGTGTTCTGCCGAATCTGCcctattctttttaaaaaaaaaataaagtttggttattaaaaaactgtataatttctagaattatagttttctgcccctattttttttttttaaaaaaaaaaaaaaaaaaaacagattcattttttacaaattgctaaagaatttcctatttttttcatattcaagttttgtaattaacaaactgtctaacttttaggattatagtttctgccctaatttttttttttaaaaaaaacactgttcgttttttaagaaaaaaaaactgtctaacATAGAGCAATGAGCATACATTTctaaattcagaaaaaaaaaaaaaacaaaaaaaaacaaaaaacaaaactcagCATTATATAATCAAAAGATTCAGAACATACATTTCTAAATCCTAACAATGTGAAAATTGTATAAGCATTATGAACAGTTTCCAAACAGAGCATACATTACATAATCacaacagaatttgtaaaacatAACTGATTGTTCATAGAAGAATTtgctaattataaatttataatcattaatcataacaaaaaaaaataataaataatgtaaaaaaagCACTGCtcgttttttataaaaaaaaaaaaaaaaaaaaaaaaaaaaaaaaaaaaacaaaacaaaacaaaactcagCAATATATAATCAAAAGATTCAGAACATACATTTCTAAATCCTAACAATGTGAAATTTTATAAGCATTATGAACAGTTTCCAAACAGAGCATATATTACATAATCacaacagaatttgtaaaacatAACAGATTGTTGGTAGAAGAATTtgctaattataaatttataatcattaatcataacaaaaaataataataaataatgtaaagaataaaaaagtgaaacctGAGTTGTTATAACTTGCAAAATCAATGAGGACCTGAGACTGGGGTAGTAGCCTAGTAGAGGAGAACGGACGTCCTTGACTCCTGAACAATCATATGGAATATCAACGATTCAACATtaacatttgaaatttggaatttaaaaatattgaaagattAGCCACTAAGtctaagtgaaagaaaaaaaaaattgaatatcgGAACATGTAAATGAAATGATGAAAGAGAAGTAGAGAATAAATTTTTGATACTTAACGAATTGAGAATTGAGTCTTGATTCTTGAGTTCTGAGGAGTTGAGCAGCTGAGGAGCCTGAGTCTTTTGACCCTCTTGCTCtcaaatttataattgaaatttgagaGCAAGAGCATCACAATATTCACACGCATCTCAGTGATCTCACGTAAAGTCCAGAACTTGACTACCACTTCAGTCAGATCAAGAGTGTTCTTGGTCGTTGGACTTGCTGCCATCAATATGTGTGAGTCGTGTGACTGTctgagaagaagagaaaaaaatcacaaaagttGGGATTTGGCTGCGCAGCCAAAAGATGGAACATCAGATGATTTAGATAGAAGTCCTAATAGATTTCAAAACTAAATTCTGTTAAAAGATCGAAGCCATTcgatcaaaaattaaaaataaatctaaggctaaaaaacgaagaagaagaacaggaTAGAT
This DNA window, taken from Alnus glutinosa chromosome 5, dhAlnGlut1.1, whole genome shotgun sequence, encodes the following:
- the LOC133868123 gene encoding zinc finger BED domain-containing protein RICESLEEPER 2-like, which produces MAASPTTKNTLDLTEVVVKFWTLREITEMRVNIVMLLLSNFNYKFESKRVKRLRLLSCSTPQNSRIKTQFSIRVKDVRSPLLGYYPSLRSSLILQVITTQGMESDLHELEPIEEYENEDSLEISDKATVEATIDTPINEDPNEKNVYKRKPRKKTSTVWNHFEQVEVSGVKKNQCKWCKGKFTVSKSSCTSTLGRHLESCLKYVGSKKKQKVLSVESNASGDVGIISNFQFDESKVRELLAHMILYHEYPFRMVEHVLFNKFMKACTPHWKKISRATAKSLCFATYDFEKKKLKALLNRVPKVNITTDMWTSCQKVSYMVVTCHFIDSDWRLNRRVLNFCNIPPPHSGLLIADALHKCFRDWGIETKVCSITVDNAKANDVALRHLRDVFNMRKSLVVGGKLFHVRCCAHITNLMVQDGLGEIGDIVDCVRDGIKFLVASEGRLKQFTEIAKNLHLSSKKLFLDVPTRWNSTYLMLSAAYEFKDVFSMYGFNDRQFTWVPSLEDWDKVKSVCELLGVFNRVTKIVSGSDYPTSNLFLPEIWRMKEVLIKKCDDENDYIRSMARRMKVKFDKYWSECNLLMAIAAILDPRFKLVFIRFCFPKIYQEAEATKNIEYVQKILKEIFDVYLHEHNLNLKEQDLASKVQENSSSSRSIYAVDDEEGGVEMWESFLKSAETVLQPVKSELEMYLEEGVYIPNKNIEFNALDWWKANTLKYNVLSKVAKDILSTPITTVTSESTFSAGGRVIDPHRASLSTETVQKLLCGADWVRSIYGLKKKCGENQDDGENEREVEITLPETI